Below is a window of bacterium DNA.
CTTGTTCTCGGTGGAGGTCAGTTCCTCCTGCAATTGCTTGGCGTTCTCATTGGATTTGAGGGCGGGGTAGTTCTCCCAGACCGCCATCAGGCGCCCCAGGCCGCTGGTGAGGTCGTTCTCGGCCTTGACCCGGTCCGTCAGGTTCCCGGCGCCCATGGCGGCGGCGCGGGCCTGCATGACCTGGGTGAGGGTGTTCTTCTCGAAGTCCATCACGCCCTTCACCGTCTCCACCAGGTTGGGGATCAGGTCGTGGCGGCGCTTCAATTGCACGTCGATCTGGCTCCAGGAGTTGTCCACCTCCACCTTGTAGCGGACCAGTTGGTTGTAGACGGAGACCAGGTAGAGGGCGACGAGCACGAGGATGCCCAAGAGGACCAGTACGACGACCAAAGCGATGCCGGCGACCATAAGCGCTCCTTGTCCAAGGCAGGATGAGAACGCCCCTAGTATAGGACCCCGTCCCGGTCCCGCCCAGGGGAGGGAAAGACCCGCGACTCCCGCTTTTCCAAGGGGAAACCCGGCCTTTGTCCTTGACAGCCCCAGGGGCCAGGATTAATCTTCTACACCTTTCAACGCCCCCTCAGCCTATTTGGAACCCATCCGGAGGACGAACATGGCCGCCAAGAAAAAGACCGC
It encodes the following:
- a CDS encoding LemA family protein → MVAGIALVVVLVLLGILVLVALYLVSVYNQLVRYKVEVDNSWSQIDVQLKRRHDLIPNLVETVKGVMDFEKNTLTQVMQARAAAMGAGNLTDRVKAENDLTSGLGRLMAVWENYPALKSNENAKQLQEELTSTENKIAYTRGHYNDVVANYNTITQQFPSNLVAGPFGFQQREFLKAAEAEKEVPQVKF